The following are from one region of the uncultured Hyphomonas sp. genome:
- a CDS encoding PepSY-associated TM helix domain-containing protein → MRRIFFWAHFAMGLAAGVFVLLMSVTGVLLTYERQIVVSAQNAAVQAPPGADPLSVDTLADAAISAGGAPGNTLIIQRDPAHVATLSKGRRDNVLLDPYTGETMEGAGEGAEAFFGRVMRIHRWLAFTGGRNDIGAAINGAANLVFGALLISGVVLWWPRRWKWPLVKTQLFFRRGLTNAKARHYNWHHVLAAWSFVPLFLIIVSGAVFSYSWANKLVYAAFGEAPGGQQQGRGRAIATAPPPALTGDVLPLDSLIDQATEGFPNWRRVSITLPTPDAATLDLSVDWGNGTQASKKRSLTVARDGSGLIGAPVGDTSSPALKARRYLRFVHTGEIYGFIGQTLAGLASIAAMVLVYTGFSLAIRRLLRMKRSARS, encoded by the coding sequence ATGCGACGTATTTTCTTCTGGGCACACTTTGCCATGGGGCTGGCCGCGGGCGTGTTCGTCCTCTTGATGTCGGTCACGGGCGTGTTGCTGACCTATGAGCGTCAAATCGTGGTCTCCGCTCAGAATGCGGCTGTCCAGGCGCCGCCCGGGGCAGACCCGCTCAGCGTGGATACGCTGGCCGATGCGGCAATCTCGGCAGGTGGTGCACCTGGAAATACGCTTATAATTCAACGTGATCCCGCTCATGTTGCAACCCTTTCCAAAGGGCGTCGGGATAATGTCCTGCTTGATCCGTATACAGGCGAAACGATGGAGGGCGCGGGGGAAGGCGCGGAAGCCTTCTTTGGCCGGGTGATGCGAATTCATCGCTGGCTTGCCTTCACGGGCGGGCGCAATGACATCGGCGCAGCCATAAATGGCGCCGCTAATCTGGTGTTCGGGGCGCTACTGATTTCGGGCGTTGTTCTCTGGTGGCCGCGCAGATGGAAGTGGCCGCTTGTGAAAACGCAACTCTTCTTCCGGCGCGGCCTGACGAATGCGAAGGCGCGTCATTACAACTGGCACCATGTCCTGGCGGCGTGGAGTTTCGTGCCGCTATTCCTGATCATCGTATCGGGCGCTGTCTTTTCCTATAGCTGGGCCAACAAGCTGGTGTACGCCGCCTTTGGTGAAGCGCCGGGCGGGCAACAACAGGGCAGAGGACGGGCAATTGCCACTGCGCCGCCACCGGCGCTGACCGGTGATGTCCTGCCGCTCGACTCATTGATTGACCAGGCGACGGAAGGCTTTCCCAATTGGCGCCGGGTATCGATAACTCTCCCCACGCCGGACGCTGCGACGCTCGACCTGTCTGTCGACTGGGGCAACGGCACGCAGGCATCGAAGAAGCGGAGCCTGACGGTCGCACGGGATGGATCCGGCCTGATCGGGGCGCCTGTTGGCGATACGTCCAGCCCGGCACTGAAAGCGCGCCGGTATCTCCGCTTCGTGCACACGGGTGAAATCTATGGATTTATCGGACAGACACTGGCCGGACTTGCATCCATCGCCGCGATGGTCCTCGTTTACACAGGCTTCTCTCTGGCGATCCGGCGTCTTCTTCGAATGAAGCGTTCCGCCAGGAGCTGA
- a CDS encoding ATP-binding cassette domain-containing protein, whose translation MLKLWRLLGRPGKIRFGLALLLSGLAGASSIVLLGLSGWFLTAAAIAGSAGAGYVFNHLYPSAGVRGAAFSRVLTRYGEQLVGHDATLSLSAVLRPQLFAASASTQRGFTSMPARDLSMLIDDVDAAEAGFLRVYSPAAAVIAGIAVALGFVFASDWISGLLALAAFLCTGWAFPAIAVQRSHRAADAHSRQAELAREQTSRLVENAIELDILGAMGRETQVAQAALEEQVSGRDAIEAPYRNLGAFTATAGLALALLVLWRAADAQSSIAMATGAALALMAAFESTGAMLKVFDARARSGVAAERLAARLQPAEASWDPPLESAASLDSLFPVSANGLMAQAASNAPMIGPLSFTISPGKLVQLVGPSGSGKTTVAEALMRLHPVSPGMLSYNEIPAESTRIASVLAHVAISPQFPAFLPGTLTDQMRLAAPDATEDEIRNALRIACAETFVAARPEGLDVMFGEGNLPFSGGELRRIGLARALLAKPEILILDEPFAGLEADLARRLAVNLDTWTTDAPRALVVLAHKPVDALFGGLATEQVHIHA comes from the coding sequence ATGCTGAAACTCTGGCGTCTACTCGGCCGGCCCGGAAAAATCCGCTTTGGCCTCGCTTTGCTCCTGTCGGGCCTTGCAGGCGCGTCGAGCATTGTCCTGCTCGGTCTGTCCGGCTGGTTCCTGACCGCAGCCGCCATCGCAGGCTCTGCCGGGGCAGGATATGTCTTCAACCATCTCTACCCCAGCGCAGGCGTGCGCGGCGCAGCCTTCTCGCGCGTCCTCACCCGCTATGGCGAACAGCTGGTTGGCCATGATGCGACACTCAGCCTGTCGGCCGTCCTCCGGCCTCAGCTCTTCGCGGCCAGCGCGTCGACCCAGCGCGGCTTCACCTCCATGCCCGCACGTGACCTCAGCATGCTGATCGATGACGTCGACGCAGCAGAAGCCGGCTTCCTTCGTGTCTACAGCCCGGCGGCCGCGGTGATCGCCGGCATAGCCGTTGCGCTTGGCTTTGTCTTTGCGAGCGACTGGATCAGCGGTCTTCTGGCATTGGCCGCTTTTCTGTGCACAGGCTGGGCCTTCCCGGCCATCGCCGTTCAACGCTCCCACCGCGCAGCCGACGCGCATTCGCGGCAGGCGGAACTGGCGCGGGAGCAAACCTCCCGCCTTGTCGAAAACGCAATAGAACTCGATATCCTCGGGGCGATGGGCCGTGAGACGCAAGTGGCGCAGGCGGCATTGGAAGAACAGGTCTCCGGCCGCGACGCGATTGAAGCCCCCTACCGCAATCTCGGCGCGTTTACGGCGACAGCTGGCCTTGCCTTGGCACTTCTGGTTCTGTGGCGGGCCGCCGACGCGCAATCCAGCATCGCGATGGCCACCGGCGCAGCGCTCGCCCTGATGGCGGCCTTTGAATCCACGGGTGCGATGTTGAAAGTCTTTGATGCCCGCGCCCGCTCCGGCGTCGCGGCGGAACGTCTTGCCGCCCGCCTGCAACCGGCTGAAGCCAGTTGGGATCCCCCCCTGGAATCGGCGGCCTCGCTGGACAGCCTGTTTCCGGTTTCGGCAAATGGCCTGATGGCTCAGGCGGCGTCCAATGCCCCGATGATTGGGCCCTTGAGCTTCACCATCTCGCCCGGAAAACTGGTGCAGCTGGTCGGACCGTCCGGCAGCGGTAAAACAACGGTCGCCGAAGCGCTGATGCGGCTGCATCCTGTTTCACCCGGCATGCTGTCGTATAATGAAATCCCGGCAGAGAGCACACGCATCGCAAGCGTTCTGGCCCATGTCGCGATCAGCCCGCAATTTCCCGCGTTCCTGCCCGGCACACTGACGGACCAGATGCGTCTCGCTGCGCCGGACGCTACCGAGGATGAAATCCGGAACGCCTTGCGCATCGCTTGCGCTGAAACGTTTGTTGCCGCCCGGCCCGAAGGCCTGGACGTTATGTTCGGTGAAGGCAATCTGCCGTTCTCCGGTGGAGAATTACGCCGCATCGGTCTTGCCCGCGCGCTGCTGGCAAAGCCAGAGATCCTGATTCTGGACGAGCCGTTTGCCGGGCTGGAGGCCGACCTCGCCCGGCGGCTGGCCGTGAACCTCGATACCTGGACAACCGACGCCCCCCGAGCCCTCGTCGTTCTGGCTCACAAACCGGTGGACGCCCTGTTCGGCGGTCTGGCCACCGAACAGGTCCACATCCACGCCTGA
- the cydD gene encoding thiol reductant ABC exporter subunit CydD: protein MPEDTENSEKKRTRSALRRWAGASQRAVSLGLACQLLAMAGWIAIAWGIGHGVAAIAAGQPGGPGLPVAAAGVAVRGISGWLGDLLLARAGQGMVNAARAEIFETLSTAGAGWLGGADAGTRTAQIIDRTAKLEGYAARWLPGMRLAVAGPVIILIAVATQSWLSAVLLVVSVMVLPVFIWLTASETAARAKAQQAALDDLSGAFQARAAQSGLIRAFRAIRRETDSLKDASEQLRDRTMAILRVAFLSTAVLEFFASVSIALVAVYIGFKLLGVFPFATGETLTLAEGLTALILAPEFFSPIRKLSSLHHDRADASAAAGMLSEWLAHRSDFPVTKLPPLENAPVITFDQTALGWGNGKTAVSDLSFTARPGQVTTLAGPSGSGKSTALLALIGRARLTGGEIRVDGQTLQPGESLADSIAYIGQTPWLMEGTIRKNIAIARPDAGPDEIEDAARQAGILDFADAHRGGLEQNLARFGAGLSGGQRQRIALARALLRNAPVLLLDEPTAHLDPDAQEDFLRKLKDLATGRTLLVASHSDALIVASDEVIWLQPQRTPEETGC from the coding sequence ATGCCGGAAGACACTGAAAATTCTGAGAAAAAGCGGACCCGCAGTGCGCTACGGCGCTGGGCTGGCGCCTCGCAGCGTGCAGTCAGTCTGGGCCTTGCCTGCCAGCTTCTGGCCATGGCCGGCTGGATCGCCATCGCCTGGGGCATCGGGCACGGCGTTGCGGCCATCGCCGCTGGACAGCCCGGCGGGCCAGGCCTGCCGGTCGCCGCAGCGGGCGTCGCGGTCCGCGGGATTTCAGGCTGGCTGGGAGACCTTCTGCTCGCCCGTGCCGGACAAGGGATGGTGAATGCCGCCCGGGCCGAGATTTTCGAAACCCTGTCAACAGCCGGGGCCGGATGGCTCGGCGGCGCGGATGCCGGCACACGGACAGCGCAGATCATCGACCGTACGGCAAAACTCGAAGGATACGCTGCACGATGGTTGCCCGGCATGCGCCTCGCCGTCGCCGGGCCCGTGATCATCCTGATTGCCGTCGCAACCCAGAGCTGGCTGTCCGCCGTCCTTCTGGTCGTGTCGGTCATGGTCCTACCGGTGTTCATCTGGCTAACCGCCAGCGAGACCGCCGCCCGCGCCAAGGCCCAACAGGCTGCACTGGATGATCTGTCCGGCGCCTTCCAGGCCCGCGCGGCGCAGTCCGGGCTGATCCGGGCGTTTCGCGCGATCCGCCGTGAAACGGACAGTCTCAAGGACGCCTCCGAACAGCTGCGCGACCGCACCATGGCCATCCTGCGCGTGGCCTTCCTGTCGACGGCCGTGCTGGAATTCTTCGCGTCGGTCTCCATCGCGCTGGTCGCGGTTTATATCGGGTTCAAACTGCTGGGCGTCTTCCCGTTCGCCACAGGCGAAACGCTGACTTTGGCCGAAGGCCTGACCGCCCTGATCCTGGCGCCCGAATTCTTCAGCCCCATCCGCAAGCTCTCGAGCCTGCACCATGATCGCGCGGATGCCAGCGCCGCCGCTGGCATGCTGTCGGAGTGGCTCGCCCATCGCAGCGATTTCCCGGTGACAAAATTGCCGCCGCTCGAAAACGCCCCGGTGATCACATTCGACCAGACAGCCCTTGGCTGGGGCAATGGCAAAACAGCCGTCTCAGATCTGTCCTTCACAGCCCGCCCCGGTCAGGTAACCACGCTGGCCGGGCCATCCGGATCCGGCAAGTCGACCGCCCTCCTCGCGCTGATTGGCCGGGCCCGGCTGACGGGCGGTGAGATACGTGTGGATGGGCAGACGCTGCAACCCGGCGAAAGCCTTGCAGACTCCATCGCCTATATTGGCCAGACGCCCTGGCTGATGGAGGGCACAATCCGGAAGAACATCGCCATTGCCCGGCCTGATGCCGGACCGGACGAGATCGAGGACGCAGCGCGCCAGGCAGGTATTCTCGACTTTGCAGACGCGCATCGTGGCGGACTGGAGCAGAACCTCGCCCGTTTCGGTGCCGGGCTGTCGGGCGGCCAGCGCCAGCGGATCGCCCTCGCCCGCGCGCTTCTGCGCAACGCGCCGGTTCTCCTGCTCGATGAGCCAACAGCGCACCTGGACCCGGACGCGCAGGAAGACTTTCTCCGCAAGCTGAAAGACCTGGCGACGGGCCGCACACTCCTTGTGGCCAGCCATTCGGACGCCCTGATCGTCGCGTCTGATGAAGTGATATGGCTGCAGCCACAACGCACGCCGGAGGAAACGGGATGCTGA
- a CDS encoding cytochrome ubiquinol oxidase subunit I produces MPELLVADLSRWQFALTAMYHFLFVPLTLGLSMLLVVMEGAYVMTGKEVWRRTTKFWGTLFGINFVLGVATGITMEFQFGMNWSYYSHYVGDIFGAPLAIEGLMAFFLEATLVGLMFFGWDKLSRPIHWLVTFLVALGSNISALWILIANGWMQHPVGSEFNPDTMRMEVTDFMQVLFNPVAQAKFVHTVSAGYVTASVFVLGISAWYVLKNRHLGLAKRSMAVAASFGLLSALSVVVLGDESGYALTDNQKMKLAALEAMWETEPAPAGLTLIGIPNEKEHRTEYAIRVPYVLGLIATRSLDDKVEGILPLVAVAEDRIENGIRAYTAVDALNKNPNDVAAREQFEQTKQDLGYAMLLKRYVDDPATADRATIEKAAMDTVPNVMMTFFSFRIMAGLGFVFIAMFAVAFYFVSLKRNVPRWFLYLALFAIPFPWIAAELGWVLAEVGRQPWVIDGVLPTFMGVSGLTVTQVIMTMAGFTLLYGTLAVIEISLMIRAVKLGPGARILPKGVSGGGPDTHNEPVPARPRTIQFDK; encoded by the coding sequence ATGCCTGAACTATTAGTCGCTGACCTGTCGCGCTGGCAATTTGCGCTGACAGCTATGTACCATTTTCTGTTTGTGCCACTGACGCTGGGGCTTTCCATGCTTCTGGTTGTCATGGAAGGCGCTTATGTGATGACCGGCAAGGAGGTGTGGCGACGCACCACCAAGTTTTGGGGCACCCTGTTCGGAATCAATTTCGTTCTCGGCGTCGCCACTGGCATCACGATGGAATTCCAGTTCGGGATGAACTGGTCCTATTATTCGCACTATGTGGGCGACATCTTTGGTGCGCCGCTGGCCATTGAAGGCCTGATGGCGTTCTTCCTGGAAGCCACACTTGTCGGCCTGATGTTCTTCGGTTGGGATAAACTGTCCCGTCCGATTCACTGGCTCGTCACTTTCCTTGTGGCGCTGGGCTCGAACATCTCGGCCCTGTGGATCCTGATCGCCAATGGCTGGATGCAGCACCCGGTCGGGTCTGAGTTCAATCCGGACACGATGCGGATGGAAGTCACCGATTTCATGCAAGTGCTGTTCAATCCGGTCGCGCAGGCCAAGTTCGTCCACACGGTCAGTGCCGGTTATGTGACGGCATCGGTTTTCGTGCTCGGCATTTCCGCCTGGTATGTTCTGAAGAACCGGCATCTTGGTCTTGCGAAACGCTCAATGGCGGTCGCGGCCAGCTTCGGCCTCCTGTCAGCCCTGTCGGTTGTCGTCCTTGGGGACGAAAGCGGGTATGCGCTGACGGATAACCAGAAGATGAAGCTCGCAGCCCTGGAAGCCATGTGGGAAACAGAGCCCGCGCCAGCAGGCCTGACCCTGATCGGCATTCCGAACGAGAAAGAGCACCGGACCGAATACGCCATCCGCGTCCCGTATGTGCTTGGCCTGATCGCGACCCGCTCGCTGGACGATAAAGTCGAAGGAATCCTGCCCTTGGTCGCAGTGGCCGAAGACAGGATCGAAAACGGGATCCGCGCCTACACAGCTGTGGATGCGCTGAACAAGAACCCGAACGACGTCGCGGCGCGTGAGCAATTCGAACAGACCAAACAGGATCTTGGCTATGCCATGCTCCTGAAACGGTATGTCGATGATCCGGCAACCGCCGATCGCGCGACGATCGAGAAGGCTGCCATGGACACCGTTCCGAATGTGATGATGACATTCTTCTCGTTCCGCATCATGGCCGGCCTCGGTTTCGTGTTCATCGCGATGTTCGCCGTCGCCTTCTACTTTGTGAGCCTGAAGCGGAACGTACCGCGCTGGTTCCTGTATCTGGCACTCTTCGCCATTCCGTTCCCCTGGATTGCGGCGGAGCTTGGCTGGGTCCTTGCCGAAGTCGGACGCCAACCCTGGGTCATCGACGGTGTGTTGCCGACCTTTATGGGGGTCTCCGGCCTGACGGTGACGCAGGTCATCATGACCATGGCTGGCTTCACGCTGCTCTATGGCACGCTGGCGGTGATCGAGATCTCGCTGATGATCCGTGCCGTCAAGCTCGGCCCCGGCGCCCGCATCCTGCCTAAGGGTGTGAGCGGAGGTGGCCCAGACACTCACAATGAACCCGTGCCGGCCCGTCCGCGCACCATCCAATTTGACAAATAG
- the cydB gene encoding cytochrome d ubiquinol oxidase subunit II: MELPLDYATLKVLWWGLVGVLLIGYALTDGYDLGVASLLPFVAKNDKERRLVINSIGPMWEGHQVWLITAGGALFAAWPAVYAVSFSGFYLAMFVVLAALILRPVGFKYRSKRESAAWRTSWDWALFIGGFVPALIFGVALGNVLQGVPFDIDRTLRATYTGGLLGLLNPFALLCGLASVAMLVAHGASWLVVKIEHGPVLDRAAKFGQIAALLVIVFYAAAGVWLAMAGMGYRIVTDIDPNGVANPLRKEVVVEAGAWLTNYSKYPWMILAPALGFIGAVLAFIGLRSKTALSLIGSGLAATGIVASVGTSMFPFVLPSSIDPNVSLTVWDSSSSHLTLFIMLIVTVIFVPIILAYTAWVYKVLWGRLTTEEANAAGTY, translated from the coding sequence ATGGAACTTCCTCTCGACTATGCAACGCTGAAAGTCCTCTGGTGGGGCCTCGTCGGCGTACTGCTTATCGGTTACGCCCTGACAGACGGATATGACCTTGGTGTCGCGTCGCTGCTGCCCTTTGTAGCAAAGAACGACAAGGAACGGCGTCTCGTCATCAACTCAATTGGCCCGATGTGGGAAGGCCACCAGGTGTGGCTGATCACGGCCGGTGGTGCCTTGTTCGCAGCCTGGCCCGCTGTATATGCGGTCAGTTTCTCCGGCTTCTATCTCGCCATGTTTGTGGTGCTGGCTGCGCTGATCCTGAGGCCCGTGGGGTTCAAGTACCGGTCAAAACGGGAAAGTGCCGCCTGGCGCACCTCCTGGGACTGGGCGCTGTTCATTGGTGGCTTCGTTCCCGCTCTGATCTTTGGTGTGGCACTCGGCAATGTGCTGCAGGGGGTCCCGTTCGATATCGACCGCACGCTGCGGGCGACGTATACGGGCGGCCTGCTGGGCTTGCTGAACCCGTTTGCCCTGCTATGCGGGCTCGCTTCGGTGGCCATGCTTGTCGCGCACGGGGCATCCTGGCTGGTCGTGAAGATCGAGCATGGGCCCGTGTTGGACCGGGCGGCGAAGTTCGGCCAGATTGCCGCGCTGCTGGTCATCGTCTTCTACGCGGCGGCAGGAGTCTGGCTCGCCATGGCGGGCATGGGTTACCGCATCGTGACTGACATTGATCCGAACGGCGTGGCCAATCCGCTGCGCAAGGAGGTCGTTGTGGAAGCGGGTGCCTGGCTCACCAATTACAGCAAGTATCCGTGGATGATCCTCGCACCGGCACTCGGCTTCATCGGCGCCGTTCTGGCCTTCATTGGCCTCCGGAGCAAGACGGCGCTGTCGTTGATCGGATCGGGCCTTGCCGCAACCGGTATTGTTGCGTCGGTGGGGACGTCGATGTTCCCCTTCGTCCTGCCCAGCTCGATCGACCCGAATGTCAGCCTGACGGTGTGGGACAGCTCATCCAGCCATCTCACCCTGTTCATCATGCTGATCGTAACGGTGATCTTCGTCCCAATCATTCTGGCCTACACAGCCTGGGTGTACAAAGTCCTCTGGGGTCGTCTGACCACAGAGGAGGCAAACGCCGCTGGCACGTACTAA
- the cydX gene encoding cytochrome bd-I oxidase subunit CydX, translating to MWYFSWILGLGLALTFGILNAMWNEVSMGEAGENDLEID from the coding sequence ATGTGGTATTTCAGCTGGATTCTTGGCCTCGGCCTTGCGCTGACCTTCGGCATTCTCAATGCCATGTGGAACGAAGTGTCCATGGGCGAAGCAGGTGAGAACGATCTGGAGATCGATTGA
- a CDS encoding Rrf2 family transcriptional regulator — protein sequence MRLTAYTNYALRTLMYCALHPDQLVRIQDVADAHGISKAHLLKAARQLGQLGYLENVRGRTGGVRLGRPPERIIIGEVVRHTEGDLEIVECFNPTTNTCPLIGVCKFSTLFRAGLRAFFTELDKVTLADIVANGPVLLERLESNREALETSG from the coding sequence GTGCGACTGACAGCCTACACGAACTATGCGCTCCGGACGCTGATGTATTGTGCCCTGCACCCAGACCAGCTTGTGCGTATTCAGGATGTCGCCGACGCGCACGGGATTTCCAAGGCGCACCTTCTGAAGGCGGCCCGCCAACTGGGCCAGCTTGGCTATCTTGAGAATGTTCGCGGCCGCACCGGCGGTGTCCGTCTCGGACGCCCGCCCGAACGCATCATCATTGGTGAAGTGGTTCGCCACACGGAAGGCGATCTCGAAATCGTTGAGTGCTTCAATCCGACAACCAATACCTGCCCGCTGATTGGTGTCTGCAAGTTCAGTACGCTGTTTCGCGCGGGCCTGCGGGCCTTTTTTACCGAACTGGACAAGGTTACCCTTGCAGACATTGTTGCAAACGGACCGGTCTTGCTGGAACGGCTTGAAAGCAATCGCGAGGCCCTGGAGACGAGCGGCTAA
- a CDS encoding peroxiredoxin, which produces MSLRIGDTAPDFTVATQKGEISFHDWAGDSWVFFFSHPADFTPVCTTEMGRTAQLADKFAARNVKPLGLSTDTVEEHVKWIEDVNDTQNTNLEFPIVADKDLKIAQTYDMIHPDESNTQAVRSVFIIDPNKKIRLTMTYPMSVGRNFDEILRVIDALQTSDANKVATPADWVPGKKVIIPPSISDEDAKTLFPQGWDTLRPYLRLTDVKA; this is translated from the coding sequence ATGTCATTGCGTATCGGAGACACTGCCCCCGATTTTACCGTTGCCACCCAGAAGGGAGAGATTTCCTTCCATGACTGGGCGGGCGACAGCTGGGTTTTCTTCTTCTCTCACCCTGCGGACTTCACCCCGGTCTGCACCACGGAAATGGGCCGCACTGCTCAGCTGGCGGATAAGTTCGCCGCCCGCAACGTGAAGCCGCTCGGCTTGTCCACGGATACGGTGGAAGAGCACGTCAAATGGATTGAAGACGTGAACGATACCCAGAACACCAATCTGGAATTCCCGATCGTTGCCGACAAGGACCTCAAGATCGCCCAGACGTACGACATGATCCATCCGGATGAGAGTAACACTCAGGCGGTGCGGTCGGTCTTCATTATCGATCCGAACAAGAAAATCCGCCTGACAATGACCTATCCGATGTCAGTGGGCCGGAACTTCGACGAGATCCTGCGCGTGATCGATGCCCTCCAGACCAGCGACGCCAACAAGGTCGCGACGCCGGCAGATTGGGTTCCGGGCAAGAAAGTGATCATTCCGCCATCCATCAGCGATGAAGACGCCAAAACCCTGTTCCCACAGGGCTGGGACACCCTTCGTCCTTATCTGCGCCTCACCGATGTGAAGGCCTGA
- a CDS encoding helix-turn-helix transcriptional regulator, whose amino-acid sequence MSGDPQLVYSLEIKVLDLEAKVASLEKTLDRLAREVSATAPVNIPADILDLIGQGEHPVRAVRQYRLLTQKELGERSGIRANHISAIERGMPYGLKTAKRLSSALDVPVSLLT is encoded by the coding sequence ATGTCTGGCGATCCTCAACTTGTTTACTCCCTTGAGATCAAGGTGCTCGACCTTGAGGCAAAGGTTGCGTCGCTCGAAAAGACCCTGGACCGCCTCGCTCGCGAGGTCAGCGCGACGGCCCCCGTCAATATTCCGGCAGATATCCTCGACCTGATTGGCCAGGGGGAACATCCGGTCCGCGCCGTGCGGCAGTACCGGTTGCTGACCCAGAAGGAACTGGGCGAGCGCAGCGGTATCCGGGCAAACCACATCTCCGCAATCGAGCGTGGCATGCCGTACGGGCTGAAAACAGCCAAACGCCTGTCGAGCGCGCTGGATGTGCCGGTCAGCCTGCTCACCTGA
- a CDS encoding CoA transferase, producing MPGTSVLSDIRIADMSTVIFGPYCTQTLADMGADVVKVEPPSGDDFRNVGKSARNRNMGPCHMTINRGKRSVVWDMKSDEGREAIRRLIESSDVFIHNIRPDAVARLGLTFEEVKAIKPDIVYVHCLGFGSEGPYAGRPAYDDLIQGLSAATSLLPKVDGNPRPRFIPTAFADKVSGLHAVYATLAALRQRDRTGEAVHVEVPMFECITHFLLEEHFYEAVFDPPIGPFCYQRQVDPCRQPLQTADGYVVIAPYVDQRWVKLFEVMDAQDELKDERIADRRGRYFNMDYMMERVQHYFVNHPTEHWLKLLAEADIPAARANDFPDLQDDPHLKAVNFFQRREHPTEGGYWETQPPVQFVGQPQREITPAPAIGEHTEDVLSELGLKTDT from the coding sequence ATGCCGGGAACAAGTGTGCTGTCCGATATCCGCATTGCTGACATGTCCACGGTGATCTTCGGTCCGTACTGCACCCAGACCCTGGCGGACATGGGGGCGGATGTCGTGAAGGTCGAACCGCCTTCGGGCGATGACTTCCGCAATGTCGGCAAGTCCGCCAGGAACCGGAACATGGGGCCCTGCCATATGACCATCAATCGCGGAAAGCGGTCGGTCGTCTGGGACATGAAATCCGATGAAGGCCGGGAAGCCATCCGGCGCCTGATCGAAAGCAGCGATGTGTTCATCCACAATATCCGGCCCGATGCCGTGGCGCGGCTGGGCCTGACCTTCGAGGAAGTGAAGGCGATCAAGCCGGACATTGTCTATGTGCATTGTCTCGGTTTCGGATCCGAGGGCCCTTATGCGGGCCGGCCGGCTTATGATGACCTGATCCAGGGCCTGTCTGCGGCGACCAGCCTGTTGCCGAAAGTGGATGGCAATCCACGCCCGCGTTTCATTCCGACGGCGTTTGCCGACAAGGTCTCCGGCCTGCATGCGGTCTATGCGACGCTTGCCGCGCTGCGCCAGCGCGACCGGACGGGCGAGGCGGTGCATGTGGAAGTGCCGATGTTCGAATGCATCACGCACTTCCTGTTGGAAGAGCACTTCTATGAAGCCGTCTTCGATCCGCCGATTGGTCCGTTCTGTTACCAGCGCCAGGTCGATCCCTGCCGCCAGCCGCTCCAGACGGCGGACGGCTATGTCGTGATCGCGCCTTATGTGGACCAGCGCTGGGTGAAGCTGTTTGAGGTGATGGATGCGCAGGACGAGCTGAAAGACGAGCGGATTGCCGACCGGCGCGGACGCTACTTCAACATGGATTACATGATGGAGCGCGTGCAGCACTATTTCGTCAATCACCCGACCGAACACTGGCTGAAGCTGCTGGCCGAAGCGGACATTCCAGCGGCCCGGGCAAATGATTTCCCGGACCTTCAGGATGATCCGCACCTCAAGGCCGTGAACTTCTTTCAGCGCCGCGAACACCCGACCGAGGGCGGGTATTGGGAAACCCAGCCGCCGGTCCAGTTCGTCGGCCAGCCGCAGCGGGAAATCACGCCTGCACCGGCGATCGGAGAACATACTGAGGATGTGCTCTCCGAGCTGGGGCTGAAGACGGACACCTAG